tttgtgcccccccctctcttttttaccctttctgtagtgcaggactgcaggggagagccaaggagcgatccttccagcggagctgtgagggaaaatggcgccagtgtgctgagggagatggctccgcccctttctcggcgggctttctcccgcttttttagtaATTctcgcaggggtatttttacacctatatagcctctggggctatataaggtgtcagttttgccagccaaggtgtaaatattgctgctcagggcgccccccccccccccccagcgccctgcacccatcagtgaccgcagtgtgtggtgtgcatgaggagcaatggcgcacagctgcagtgctgtgcgctaccttggagaagacagaagtcttcagccgccggttttccggaccttcttgcttctggctctgtaagggggacggcggcgcgtctccgggaccggacgacgaggtcgggtcctgtggtcgatccctctggagctaacggtgtccagtagcctaagaagcccaagctaccaccacttaggtaggttcgcttcttctccccttagtccctcgctgcagtgagtctgttgccagcaggtctcactgtaaaataaaaaacctaaaatatactttctttctaggagctcaggagagcccctagtgtgcatccagctcagccggtcacaagaatctaactgaggtctggaggaggggcatagagggaggagccagtgcacaccagatagtcctaaatctttctttagttgtgcccagtctcctgcggagccatctattccccatggtccttacggagtccccagcatccactaggacgtcagagaaatattgggtATTTACTCCGACCCACGTCACTGTTTCTGGTCCATCCTGTATAATGAATCTCTGGTGCTTACACtgggcacagtgggggtcattccgaccccatcgcacgctgcagttcgcagtgcagcaatcgggtcagtactgcgcatgcgccggcgcggcCAGATGGCCAAAGGACGTCGTTACctagcgttcgcctctgcctgattgacaggcagaggcattcgctgggcaggaGAGGGCGGCACGGCTGCGTttagccgccattttgggggcatggtacggccaacgcaggcatggccggaccgtgtggggggctaGCCGCagaggctgtgtgatgtcacacgcagccgctgcgacccggggcagcaacgagtaactcccggccagccgcaggagctgcactggccgggagttactcttcaagtacaaaagcattgccgctgtgcgatgcttttgtacttgtgcgggggggggggggggggggggggcagtggtctTGTGACTGtggtcgcagagaggatttattcacagAAGGGCCGCTGTGGTGGGTTGCTGGAAGTTGCATTAAAACACAAACAGGTAGTGACCATTTTTGGGGTGTCCCGTGACAATGACTGTGATCCCGTACGCAGCTGCAACGGCTGGGTCATCATACTCCCTGCGGCCATGCTACAGGGCCGTAAGGCGACTCGGAAGATCCGTAATTGACTGAAATGCGACCAGAGTTGCGTCTTTGACCGCAAAGCCACTGGTGGGCGTCTCAATGCACATCCAGGCGGCTGCGGCATTTGCACATTTTTGCACAGTCGCTGcgtacacattttcagcaaaatatcTGCTTCCTCAATGCCTGAACATGACTGACACTGAATGGTGGAACACCTGTTACACACCGGCCGGCGTTAATACTCAGCCCGGTGTAATGACCGTGAATAGGTGACAATGCAAAAGCCTTGCCACTGATATTCATACTGCAGGCTCCCTCAAACGTACACAgggcccagagccggccttagctataggcaggctaggcatttgcctagggcattcaagcatgtctaggggcatccaagcatgtccctgcagtatctcatgctgggagggacagtccgcaaactaactgttactttccaaatgtattcaatcagtacttgtatacactgctgtttacatttgtaaaaaaatgcacactgtgccttaaacttcctctgacatgcttgaatgcccctgacttgtgagacctcagacagacagcagaagcccagtaaatgcaattcctggacctgagacatttttactgactatataaggttattactggatggcttcttatgataacacatgtgtattttggaagactgcttcacagaaacctgacatcacctatactgcttgtgcacatgggggagggggaccctgccatcctgtgtgtgtcccttatccctgtgcaaaccccaggtatctgcagggacataacatgggcagtgttctccccacactttatttcctagtcagtccatactgtaaaattcccctgccatctagcactgtaacgtggtcagtaagttgcgttgtgcttttctatatgaaacatcagtgcagcgtgacttttggacacatcagactggagggcagagcatttagctcccacagtataaagtaaagtgcatgcagttaacgggagtaacagacaccagcaaacacactgaatagtgaagagaatggacagtttctacatgtttgatactgatctttttgtataaccagcaagtgtggcagtatctgtggcagtatatgtgtattatgggcattactaatgtggggcatatgtgtaaggtgcattactgtgtggcattatgtgtattatgtgcattactaatgtgaggcatatgtgtaaggttcctttactgtgtggaattatatgtattatggtcattactgtgtggcattgtgcagagtttaactggcccacagggtaaccccccggtgggccccactacctgagcgttgcaagtacagatgcagaactagcggcggagctggggggcaccagacaaaattttgcctagggcatcaaattggctagggccggctctgacagggCCTGTGTCGCACGCAACACCGATGACCACCGAGTGCAGCGATTTTTTTGCAACTGCGCATATGCAAAAAAAAACTGCAATCTCCTACGGTGCATGCGACCCGCAGCGTATGCACAAAAGAATTTTTGCGATTGGCACAGACTGTATCagacatatacatacatatgtgtgtgtctgtgtatatacacacacctgtATAATAAGCATGTATTTATCCCATCCTGCTGACATCTCATACGGTGTTATACATGCAGTGTACGCTCCTAATGCAGACCTGAGGTTTTCTCCTAGGGCTGGtgtgatggagagagagaggctttCTAAGTGACATCATCCTTTTCCTATATGCAGCGTGTTACTCAGGCAGACTGAGCTTCCCCAGAAGATGCTGGCCAATCCGTGGGCTCCGCCAGCCAGCCAATAGGAATGCTCAGAGGTGATGTCATGTTGAGAGCCGGTGCTGATGCTGGGATTGTCTCTGAGAGATTTAATTCAGGGAGTTGAGCTGACAGGAGACCAGTATCCTACCAGACAAAGGTGAGTCtacaatattatacattatagGCACTACACCTCTATATAGATACATGGCAGATGTGCATGCTATACCGGTGCGTGGGATTGCAGTATGGACTGTGGGTTACTTGTAACAATTGCAGACGTTGTGGAATGTTTCAGCACCTGGTGATTTTACCTCTGTTACACTATTGCCCCTTGCTCTGACCTGTGTGCCTGGCATGGGAGCCCGCCCTGTGGGTGCTGTGATTGCATGGGCACCCCCAATATGTGTACTGCCGGCTGTCAGGTCTGTGTATAGCATATGGTGGATGTACTGTGAGCACCCCCTATTTATTTACAAACGCTGGGGTTATTACTGTAGGTACAGGCGGCAGGTGTGGATTTGGGCACAGCGCAGGTGAGGGTAGGGGCGTGCAGAGATCACGCTGCCATGCTTAGGAGCAGCAACGATGCCAGCCTGTCCTCAGAGATTAGCAGACTGTGTGAAGGGGTTAAATTCGGAGGGTGTCTTGCACTTGTGACCCGGAGGGTGTTAGGCTGTTGTTTCATTGTCATTAATTGTCAATGGTGTAAACATTACTATCCTTATTagttacatttatttatatagcgccaacaTACGCCCTAGCCCTGTACTGTGTGCTTCGGTACATTGCATAGTTTCCTACAGGCCATTCTGTGCTCTGTTAGATCTGTCACCCTCTCTGGAGTATTTGCCGACTGTGCCCTACTTAATTCAGTGTAAGGCATGATGTCATTACACTGATGTGACTTCTGGTTCTACTGACATTCATACAGAGCTCGGGTGCCAATACCacgatgcaatatatatatatatatatatatatatatatatatatatatactgtatatttaccatactgtccctttaaactgggacactgttggattacacaggttctttggctgatgattgcaggcttgaagtcaaccagccacataacacacacacacatatatatatatatatatatatatatatatatatatatatacatacatacctcccaactgtcccagttaTGGTGGGACAATCCCATTTTGCACAGACTGTCCCGCTGTACAACCCGCGGGCCGTAACATCCCGAGGTGGAGAGGACAGTTGCTACTCTGCTTATCAGAGCATCAGTGAATAGACTGTAGTGAGGAGTGCACTGTATTTGTGCTTCCCCCAGGAGACAAGACCTGGAATGCCTCTGTGTAGGCTTGGCAGGTTATTCGTGACATGGCTACGTGGCAGTACAGACAGTTCTTATGCATGCTGATTTATATAGCTGGTAGACGTGTCAGGCATATCCTGTCACGCGTGTGCATGTACCAGATACATAGAAACTGCTCAGCAATCACTGGGAACACTAAATGTTGATGTTACAGAAGTCCTGCCTGATTTACCAGGTTTCCACAGGCCGGCTGTGCATCATCCAGGCGTACCTGTCGCTTACACTCAGTGCAGACAGCCATATTGCTGACATCATGACGATAAATACTAATGATGTGACGGACACCAGCTATACCACTAACTTTCCAGTGAATTGATAGGATGGATTTTAGCTCaacccacaaaatggccgcctctgTTGTAGGTGGGAGCCCGCACGCTAATGGTCTGATCTGACTGAATATTTGCATCTCTCTGTTTAGGGAGCGGGAATCCTTATCAGCAATATTAACTGCAGAGCAGGTGAAACATCTCTTCTTAACACTTGACATTATGAAATATCAATACATACTGCTGATTTCCCAGTTGGCGTTGTCAGTGGCTATACTGACACGTGACATGAGGTTCTGGACCTGTGTGCCTCAAAATAAGTCACTTACTGTCGATCAATTAGtcacagaccagtggtggtgtttccgccttagcaaccaatcagtttctagctatcatttttctTTTGCACTCCAGAAAATGatagaacctggttggttgctatgggcaacacagcCACTTGTCTGCTTTAGAATCTTTAATAAATCTACCGCTTGTCAATAGCTTAATAAGACAATCAATCAGTACTGGTTACTTGTAGAATACTGGCCGGTTGTGGTTATATCAGCTAATAATTACATGACATTCAATGGCAACTACTAACAAACCGGTATTTTCCACATTTCTAATTAATCAGAAGTGCGTTAGAATGTCCCTGCACACAGTACAGGCGGCCATTGTGTCACTCTACTAGTGACATCACTTTTCCTCGCCCATTGATTGGCAGCATTCCCAAGGatattggttcagcccacaaaatggccgcctccataGTGAGCAGTTCTTGATAGGTGCATTTTAAGAGGGCTGACACTCATGACCACTATACAAAACTCCTCCCCCAAACCTAAACTATGTCATTAATAAGTGTCTTCTGCACAATATTGAGTTTCAGCAGTTCGGTGCTGAACGCGTCGTATCGCTGCACAGCGCCACTCACAGCGTCATAATGGGCCTCCTAGTGCGGACGCACCTGGATTTACATTTTATGACCCCCCCCTCCCACAAGCCACATCCTGGCAATAGATAAGCAGGGGAGGGGATGTAGTTACGTTGCCGGCATTCGGGAACcctgcggtcaggataccaacgccgtaatcccgaccactgacaatgccaacagccgaAATCCCGGCTAACAGGCTATTCCAACTAGTGGGTGTCCACTGCGAGCTACTGAGACGGCAGTGTGGCGAGCttcaagcccgcaaggggcctcgTTACACTCACCCCTCTGTCGGCATTCTAGCGGCTGGGATccaggcgtcagtatgctgaccgccgacatcccataACCAACGCCAAGAGAGGCTGCAAATGAAACAAATAGCTGCAAATACACAATTTCTGATATACAGATAGTTGTGTAATGTCCTACTCAATCCCAACTTGCTAATTCAATTGTCAGCTCTGCTACCCAGAGTCACCAACTTTTCCTATATGTCATTTATGGATCATTCTGCTGCCCATGTTTCACACCTGGTAATGCCGGCCTTTATTCTCTGTGTTCAGTGACCGGTGTAGTTCAGATGTGTTTAGTAGAAAGACAGGCACCTGGCGCCTCCGGACACCGGCTCCTAATACTCAATATTGCACAATGCAGTCTCTGTTAAGGATTTGCTTATTCCCTGCCACATAATGGGTAACGTATTCCTGGCTGGCGCACAGTATCCAGACACAATGGGTCTAGTAGATGGGGCTGCCGGCTGCAGAGACCAGACAGTGTCTTGTTGTCATTTGCAGATTGCTCTGTTCTTTGTTGCCTTTCATTTATCTGTGGGATACGGTCGGGCGCTGGAGAACTACAAGTTCCCTATACACAGTGAGGAACACTTATATCACAATGTTGTGCTGCAAATAAGTTCCCTGTAGGAATCTTTTGTTAATTAAAAAATATCACCATGGATATAAAAAATAAATGACAATTAGGAATGCGCAATACTTCTACTGCCGCAGTTCATTCCCCAAGTTCACCGTCACCTGGGCCCAAATGTTAATGGAGAGATTTTGGCAATTCTGGCAGCTAGATTTACAGCACAATGTTTCCTAAAAGGCAAAGAAACCTGATTACATCTCAACTTGCGTGGGGACCAAAGTTGTCTGCGCTACGGCGTGTCCGggaggggatccggactgaaagtcgacagtaactaggtcgacaatgtctaggtcgaccactattggtcgacagtaactaggtcgacagggtgtctaggtcgacagggtctttaggtcgacatgttctaggtcgacaggtcaaaaggtcgacatgagtttttcacaatttgtttctttttttgaaccttttcatactcaacgatccacgtggactacgattggaacagtggtggtcattccgagttgttcgctcgcaagctgtttttagcagctttgcacacgctaagccgccgcctactgggagtgaatcttagcatcttaaaattgcgaacgaaagattcgcaatattgcgattagacaagtcttagcagtttcagagtagctccagacttactcggcatctgcgatcagttcagtgcttgtcgttcctggtttgacgtcacaaacacacccagcgttcgcccagacactcctccgtttctccagccactcccgcgtttttcccagaaacggtagcgttttttcacacacacccataaaacggccagtttccgcccagaaacacccacttcctgtcaatcacattacgatcgcctgaacgatgaaaaagccgtgagtaaaattcctaacttcatagcaaatttacttggcgcagtcgcagtgcggacattgcgcatgcgcactaagcggaaaatcgcagcgatgcgaagaaatttacagagcgaacaactcggaatgacccccagtaatctgtgccgagcgaagcggtagcggagcgtaggcaccatgcccgaagcatggcgagcgaagcgagccatgcgaggggacgcggtgcactatttggggttcccggtcactctacgaagaaaacgacaccaaaataacattaaaaactcatgtcgaccttttgacctgtcgacctagaacatgtcgacctacagaccctgtcgacctagacaccctgtcgacctagttactgtcgaccaatagtggtcgacctagacattgtcaacctagttactgtcgactttcaaataCCACACCCGTCCGGGAGACTTCCCGATCACTGACAGATCTCCCACACTCCAGGAGGAGTGGGTAATTCTCACTCAAGTGGGCGGGGACGTGTCATTATGATGCAAATTGTGTCATccagccccccttccccctcctccatCTGATTCCTCAGGGGTGTGATAACTGAGACAGCATAGCCCCACCCCTTCCTATTAGCAGGCGGTCTGGAGTGCGATGTGCGCTTCGTTCATTTATTTAGCACAGCCTTTTTAAGGACAGAGGCTGATTGGTtgtcactttatctctccccactttatctctttccaagctttgataaatctccctcatgGAGAGATCTCTTAACATGGGTTGCTATTGGGCGTAAAGACTAGTTGTATACTAGGTAATGTATATAGAATGTCGCTGGCCTGCATGCTGCAGAGAGGTCTATAAATAATGTCTCCTCCTTCTTACAGGTCATTTACCTCATACTGTGAACCTCCTAGAAACCAAATACGGACCTTAGCATCATGACTTTGGCAGGTGAGTCCCTCTCAGTTTGTAACCGAGACCTACCTACAGTTATTTGATATATTCATGTTCCTCCCCAATATCTGCAGCACTGAACCACATTGTTGTATgttgaaatgataaaaaaaaatatatatattttggccaATATACAGCATGTATCAGTATTCCCAGCGCTGACCAGAAATGTCAGATAAAGTTGGAATTGGTGGAATATCTTTTCATTTTGCTCTGCTGACTTCCtgtgtttaaggggtctatttactaaggcttggatggagataaagttgacggagataaagtaccggtccaatcggctcctaactgtcatttttcaaacccagcctgtgacatgacagttaggagctgattggttggtgcgttatctccgtccactttatctccttccaaggcttagtaaatagagccacggcacacagtttgggaacctctgctctaatctatacattcacaattaaattgcaaacGCATCGCGGGGCGGTGCTCTGTACTGGGCCGCCCCCAGCGTGTGAGTAGATGCATACAGATCTGCATCCATTTCTGGGCATCTGCAGCtgctccattctgccctttatactgcatgtagtggccactGATCACACTGTGGGGGAAGAagtgtttccaggcaactggaaaccccccccccccccccccccccacatcccctgcATTTACTTTTGAGACTGCCAATCTATCATATGGCCAGGGAGGAGTGAGGTTAGATAAGGAGAGTAACATTATTTATTTCTCCCCTGCAGCCTACAAAGATAAGGTGAAGGAGCTCCCCCTAGTGTCACTATTCTGTTCCTGTTTTCTCTCTGACCCTTCAAAAAAACAGACCTACAAATATGATGGTAAGTACACGACATATCGTCATTATCTATTTATTgatataaatttgcattaaatttaGTCCCGTAATTAATCTTTCTACATGAATGTACACACTACAATTGACAACAAGATTATCTgcaaacatatacaggttgagtatcccatatccaaatattccgtattacggaatattccgaaatactgacttttttgaatgagactgagatagtgaaacctttgttttttgatggctccatgtacacaaactttgattaatacacaaagttgttaaaaatattgtattaaattaccttcaggctgtgtgtataaggtgtatatgaaacgtaaatgaattgtgtgaatgtacacacactttgtttaatgcacaaagttataaaaaatattggctaaaatgaccatcaggctgtgtgtataaggtgtatatgaaacataaatgcattctgtgcttagatttaggtcccatcaccatgatatctcattatagtatgcaattattccaaaatacggaaaaatccgatatccaaaatacgtctggtcccaagcattttggataagggatactcaacctgtatacccatAATATGTTCCCTTATGGCTGGGAGCAAGATGTACACTGATCGGCGTCCAGCAAGTAGGGTTAGGGATTGTGCATAGCAACAATATTGTTGGAACAATATAAAAAGCAACAGTAGCCATGGCTGTCTGATAAGCCCTATAGTACTAAGGGTAAGGGTGGGAAGGAAGGAAGGGTTGGGGTGGGGTGGGTATGGCGATGGAAGTGTCCAAAGTGGAGAACGTCTTTACATATTGCTCTTAGGCCGAGGGGAATGAACTTGTGCAGGGAATAATCTGATTGTTCTTCTCTCCCCTCGCAGCAGACACTGTGGACCTGACGTGGTGCGTTATCTCAGACATGGAGGTCATAGAATTAAACAAGCGGACCTCTGGTCATGCCTTCGAAGTCATTCTAAAGCCACCTTCATTTGATGGAGTCCCAGAACTAAACGGCACCCTTCCCCAGCGGCGAGACCCGTCCCTGGAGGAGATCCAGAAAAAACTTGAAGCAGCTGAAGAGAGGCGCAAGGTAAATGAGTGGAGGGCGGATCAGGCAGGGACCTTCTGGATATAGTCTACTGGTGACCTACACTGGCTGGATGCGGTCTTCATTTTCAAAAGGAACTTCACTgaggcacaggacacagagtcagtGTTATTACTGATACACATAGCCTCATTTGATGTCTACTTGTCACCTGCACCTAGAGGATGTGGATATTTTGTTGGCTGAAGCAATATGCATGACGGTTCTTCTTCTAAATGTTCACCTAACTCAAGTGATGCCTTCACAATGAGTATAATTTATCTATAACAATATGTGCTTCCAGCAGTTTCCCCATTCCATTATTGGGCATCATGCTGACCAACCTTAATGAAAAACTCTCAGTGTGTCCAATAATCTTCTCCTTTTATGCTGTGGGGGTCCAGGATGAACGTTGTCCAACTCAAGTGGGAACCAGACTTGCTTCATCAGCTGTAATCGTTACCTTCGGTTACCATCACAGCTGGTCAGGTTCCTTCTTTATGGCCACCTAATTTCATCCAGTAACCCCACAGCAGAGAGGGAAGGTCTCCCACCTAACTCAAAGTTGGACAAAAGTGGAATTTTGTTAAATTAATTCCCGACATCCGTATGAAACTACCATCAAGTCCAAGATTCCCAACTGATCACAGGAAAAGCCTGTGGCTTCCTTTAAGTGACATTACCATGGATTTCCCTATTTGTGGGAGAACCAAAGGATCCACATGCACACTGATAGATGAAGTGTAACTAGTGAAATGAGGTGTGGTTACAAAGGGGTGAAATACTTCCAGCCATGAAGGGGTTACCTGAATAGATAGGTGCATGGCATTACTCAAAACAACACAAGCATTGTCTCTAAAAGTAAAGAAATGCAACGTGTCACACTGATGAGTATAGATGTATCTTAAGTTGTCCCAGTGGGGTACTTGCTGATCAATAGGACTGACATAGAATCTCTCTGAATAATGCAGTACCAGGAAGCCGAGCTTCTCAAGCACCTGGCGGAGAAGAGGGAGCACGAACGTGAAGTGATTCAGAAAGCCATTGAGGAGAACAACAACTTCAGCAAAATGGCCAAGGAGAAACTAACACAGAAAATGGAGGTCAACAAGGAGAACAGGGAAGCGCACCTAGCCGCCATGCTGGAGCGTCTGCAGGAGAAGGTTAGTTAAAGGTTAGTTAAAGTGGTAATTACACATTCTTCCCTTGTGTCCCAGTCATTGTCTTGTGTCTTCCCATTAATGAGCCCAACTGTACATATGTTCTGCTGAGTTACCTTAGAAAAATTCATGGTGGTGCCCACCTACAGACATCTCCGCTTCGCAGAATACATCACCCGAGAGGGGTATTAGAGCAATGGAAGCTTGACCTATTGTCATTCCACGCTTACCTGACAATGTGCTCTTGAACACTGGGCACAGAGGAGTTCTGCAGACGTCTGGCCCATCGGTGCTCAACACTGCAAGTCACAAGATGTTAGACTAATAGTGTCGGTGGAGGTGGCATCTGATTAAATGGCAAAAATTCCTTTCCCATCTGGTGCTAG
The Pseudophryne corroboree isolate aPseCor3 chromosome 4, aPseCor3.hap2, whole genome shotgun sequence DNA segment above includes these coding regions:
- the STMN4 gene encoding stathmin-4 isoform X2, whose protein sequence is MTLAAYKDKVKELPLVSLFCSCFLSDPSKKQTYKYDADTVDLTWCVISDMEVIELNKRTSGHAFEVILKPPSFDGVPELNGTLPQRRDPSLEEIQKKLEAAEERRKYQEAELLKHLAEKREHEREVIQKAIEENNNFSKMAKEKLTQKMEVNKENREAHLAAMLERLQEKVS
- the STMN4 gene encoding stathmin-4 isoform X1; amino-acid sequence: MTLAAYKDKVKELPLVSLFCSCFLSDPSKKQTYKYDADTVDLTWCVISDMEVIELNKRTSGHAFEVILKPPSFDGVPELNGTLPQRRDPSLEEIQKKLEAAEERRKYQEAELLKHLAEKREHEREVIQKAIEENNNFSKMAKEKLTQKMEVNKENREAHLAAMLERLQEKDKHAEEVRKNKELKEEASR